A portion of the Oncorhynchus nerka isolate Pitt River linkage group LG27, Oner_Uvic_2.0, whole genome shotgun sequence genome contains these proteins:
- the LOC115112506 gene encoding zinc finger MIZ domain-containing protein 1-like, with the protein MGPLRARGYPRAQQGHTRPQQGLKCPYNAESPEYKPVLCDLPFRRSSSTDNELEFTRVYNIFNQAAVNGRQTGQGDAWLSKLSPSWKPHPSHNPKQCDAPYMSPGHDVKPAFLPDIKPYTNSLPPPLPTDHSTP; encoded by the exons ATGGGGCCCCTCAGGGCCAGAGGCTACCCCAGGGCTCAGCAGGGACACACTAGGCCGCAGCAGGGACTCAAATGCCCATACAACGCTGAA AGTCCAGAGTACAAACCAGTGCTGTGCGATTTGCCTTTCCGTCGGAGCAGTTCAACGGACAATGAACTAGAGTTTACAAGAGTTTACAACATCTTCAACCAGGCTGCAGTCAatgggagacaga CCGGGCAGGGTGATGCCTGGTTATCCAAGCTCTCCCCTTCTTGGAAACCCCACCCTTCCCATAACCCCAAGCAGTGTGATGCCCCCTACATGTCGCCTGGCCATGACGTCAAGCCCGCTTTCCTGCCTGACATCAAGCCATACACGAACTCCCTACCCCCACCACTCCCCACAG ACCATTCAACTCCTTGA